The nucleotide sequence GTTTCCAAGACTGCGAACTGTGATGGTAATTTTATAAGTCGTTTCTTTTGTGAGACTAATAGCGCCACCTGTTAGTTTTTTGTGGTATTACCTATTATGTGAAAGTGAGCATTGTGTTACCTACCTCTTCAGGATTTTCAATCACGGTTTATCTGATCTACCAAAATTTCTcgcatacatataaataactagaagCATCTTTATAAGACTGAGTGATTTATCATCGCAAAAAAGGAACAGGTTTGGAAATTTACACGCAATCTAAGCAGTGGGAAAAAGCTAGACAGGCTCAGAATTGAAACAAATCAGTTACGCAAATTACtatgataatttattcttaaatCCAAATGGTATTCGATAGACACAAAGCAcatattttgtgcaataataGATCTGCAAAGACAGGGGAATTGAATTGCGCGGAAAAATTTTGGCCTTTCATAAAGCATAATGATATGCAATGAGCAATAAAGCAATTTTATGCTCGCCAGATCACGTTGCGCATACAAGATGGAGCCGTGAccttaatttacattttcgtTCTCCTCTCCCTCCGTTTTCCCAGTTCCGTTCGGGtctgtgacgccacgaagccTCCGGAGAGCGTAAAAAGTAACCTAATACCGGCTACACACAGCAGCAGAATAGCTAATAAAGCAGTTtcatttaccgcaatgaaaaaccagcaatgtatagcGAATCCGataaagttcggcgaactctttggtgacagtgtggagccggcgttaaatgaatatttgtaaatagtgAAACTACTTGTAATAAAGTCCAACTTGTTGCATCAATGTCTTCGTAACGAgggattttacaaccggcctatcttgtatgagagcttttatttatagcaataAAACCAGCAATTTCAGCCAAGGGTTTAATGTGGCGACGGCGACTTTGCTCTTTACTGAgagcgaagtgcgggtttgcatttcacttctcaccatcgattcgattcgaagtgagacacagcgaaccaatcacattgtcgttgcgtcacaatggcgcgctgtgattggttaactgcgtctcactgcaaatcgactcgatggtgaggtGTAAATAGCAAAAGTCGCACTAAGCACACTGTTCACCCGGGGCCCTTCAAAATCTATAATTTCCCCTGATTTCACAATCGAGTCCAGTCGCAGtaagacgcagctaaccaatcacagtgcgccattatGACGCAACGGCAACCACATCGctatgtgattggttagctgcgctgcgtctcacttcgaatgaAGTCGATAATGAGATATAAAATTCAAACCGCTCTTCGCCCTCTGTTTCGCTATAATCTATAGCGCCAACTCTGGACTTGCAGGCTCCAACATACGGCGGCAAACTGGGCGAGTTGTCCAAACGCATGATACACAATATAGACGACGCCTATCAGATGCTTGAGGAGTACTTAAACGACGGATCCTACTTGGCAGGAGATGCAATGACGATAGCAGATTTGAGTGTACTTACCACTATATCTTCGTTGCATGGACTACATCCTGTAGATGAGAAAAGGTACGTACTATACGTTATAAAggcacattttatattttaacgagCATTCATTTACTTATATCGCTCCTGCTCGGTTAACTCAGCATTGACGTATTCGCTATATCCTACCTATAGGTGTAGTGGTTAAAACCGCCAGTTTGacaaatgttcattcattactttttgttgatctatggtcGAGTTTGACGAGTGTGTAGCCGCCCAGCCGCCAAAAAGCGACATCTACCTTTTTGGTCATAAACTATTTAACGCCTTCTATagacattttgaataaatatttttctctgcTTAGAAAAAGAGACTTATAAGTAAAAAacgtacgaagtacttactaaacccatgtaaaaaaaaacagttcgTTTTATCATGAAAAATGTACTTCATGAAAAAAGGTAGCTTTTGTACACAAAACTTTTAACTTGTGTGTTTTATGTGCATttgtaattgaataaaaatcgtTCAAGATTTCTTACCGTTAAATAGCGTACCCTACAATATGCTATTGCGTTACAACATATTGACGATTCCAGGTTCCCCAAACTAACGCGCTGGCTCGAGAACATGAACCAAAAGGAAGTATGCCAAAGGATCAACGCGCCGGGCAGTCAGCTGCACGTTGAAGGACTAAAAGCCCTGATGGCACACCATAGAGAAAACCAAAAGTCCAAACTTTAGAACAATATTACATGTGAAAATCTGTTTCCGCTTTACCAGGTGGTTTCTGGTGGGTTGCATGCTTCTTTGTTTGATTAGTGGTATATGAACTTCATTATTGCGAAATTTGTATGATGAAACCATTGAAAAGTCAAGGTCAACAACGTATGGCGAAGCGATAGACttttttagacaaattaataatCCCCGACTtgcaatattcatttcgctacaacttttgaacggctgaatcgATTTATATCAAACATAggtatctaagaaccaccaactaaaaaaaatgcatcCAAATCGgatcacccgttgatgagctacggtgccacgtacacagacagacacacttagcggtcaaaataataacacccctctttttgcctCGGTGGTTAAAAAAGGCCTAAATATATCCACAATCCACTCTCACCTGCAGCTCAGAAACGCCGAGGGTGAAGTGATTGACTTACGATCGAAGTGTAAACTTTGCTTTCCATTTCGATTGCGAggaaatttaaacatattatattacaaatgtttatttagttactTCGTTGAACTCGATATGAAATATACGGATTACTCAGCTTGCTCCACATGTCTTGGCCTCCATGGGAGCCCACAAAAATGTAGACGATTgagatttttgttattacggTTAGggttgaaaatgttatttttattgttacgtaaaaacaaaatacacatAAGAATCAcaggttttttatttcaataactaaAAAGAAATGCAAAGAATTTTCCGACTTTACACTCCGTAACGTCTAAGTCTGGGCTACCATACTGCATAACTGAGAAATCAATGATTACAAAAACGTTACACATTAAACATTTCCTATAAGTCTTATAGAGTCTCTCGCGCCCACAATAGcacttatattatacatagtcGTCGACAGTCATACTCCTTAACGTAGGGCAATGATTCCTTGGAATTCATGATGCAGCCGTCGCTGCGGTCCTGCGTCGGCGCCGCGTCGGTCTAGCCGTCCTCCTTCGGGGGCGTGAACCAGCCTGCAAAttgttcattatttatttatttactaatttatgtacacgaacagattatataagaaaaatgtggaataatagtacataggtactgctatttctaaagaaatctcttccagcagACCCGATGTACTTAtgtttaacaaacaaataattatttatttgcatatgcaagtacatatatatgtactacATAGTTTgcagtatggagaaggacaaaTGGTACCTCTCACCCCggaaaaaaaactgttcccgtgtagaaattcacgcaggcgaagccgcgtgcaaaagctagtacgttatgaaatatattatcgtcGAGTTAGTCCCACGACACAAGTTTCGGTACTTTGGGTAACTCAATATGTGTAATTCGTctaaatacatataagtatatttaattaccatTTTTCTCGTGTATCTGCACCAGACACTTGAAGCTCTGCTGCGCACGCGCCAGGCTGTACTGAGACGCCGACACCACCTGCAGAATGTTATTCGTTTATTTCCATTCTATAGAGGTTATTGCTAGTGTGCTTCCCgcctccatatcctcccgtggatgtcgtacgaagcgactaagAGATACCCTAAGTAGATaagcaacaatagtattcccaaagagggttgacgtcaggctaGGCAAGGTTctaaaattacagccgaatcttcaatattttaaggttattttttttacgctgatcgCGGGGTTCGCGGCGTCGTAGCCCCGAACTTAACAAGAAAaagaattaatataattccAATACTAATATcgtattttacaacatttctTGCCAATCACTGCTCTTTAGAGGGAATTCTGGTATATCAGTACTACATTACTGCAGCAGTACTTGCGACtgctttatttacttaatcaaaaaaatttttttttttcaaataaattcccatacttattataattagtagaAAAGGGTAAAGCACTTTACATTTTCGaagcaatattaatattgtgaaAAGTAATATAGTTCAGAAGGGTGAAAACTAGTGTTTGCATgcttattgaatatatttaaaaattggaaTCGAAtcttattcaagtcacctaaaggcatctgatatagCTTTTACGACTAACGCTTTCTAGTAGTAAATAATGAACGaaaccattaattttattctgttaATTTCTTCGTTATTTGCGAAACTAGTCAGAGTGTGAACTTATACATCAGCATATGTGACACGTGTACGATTCACATATAGAATTTTCGATCACAGACTGGTGTCTTAACTACAAAACTAAACTACTGCTTCGAAAATAATTAGTGAACGGGTATTAaccgtaaaaataaatcacaattaGTTGGAAAACTAGTAAAGCAATATAGTGACCTTGGTCTGCGGGAACTGTATCCGGGCCTTGCCCTTGACGAGTGTGGCGGCGATCTGCATGATGACCGCCTCCACCGTGTACGCGGACGACCAGCCCTGCCGCGTCAGCAGCTCCATGCAGATGGCGCCGCCCACCAGCACGTAGCCTCCTGCGCCGCAAGCAACATCATCATCACCAACACCATAAAATTATGTCGAATGCTCACATTAAAACTACAGCTCACAcaaaaaattgacaatattaGCCTATCGTACCTCTACAGGTAAGCCCTACGCtaattgtcaatttttattttgatgactattcgaaggctcttatattattagaatctTATATATCAGCGAAAAAATTAGTGTTATAGTGACAATACTTtccaaaatataacaaaaataaaatcacacattttttggACTCCTCCGAACGGtaaatgacacgaacaagtgCCGTCACAACGTGTTAAAATGTTCGCGAagaaatgtatgtttgttcgacagctacattaaacgTTACGTTATGgtgattactttttaataaaaattgttaccaaattttagttttttatgatgatcgagtttgaatgttttataatttcataattaaaaaaaatggtattttccaactaattttaaatcttcatatttagatccagctgcattgtatgaattatcacaatgatcctaaatttatctttttatctagattttttttttctttgtcaaTTGCCCTATGGGCAGATCAAGTGGCATTGTCATTATGATCAATTCTAGAATcgatcatttataaaattgacattactacagtacaaaAATCAATCATCGATAAGGTCGACATCGGCACAGTATAGATGAAGCCCCACCGGAGATGATGGGGTAGACGACCCTGACGAAAGGCGGGTCGAAGGGATAGGTCTCCTTGAAGAGTATGTTGAGGAGGATGCTGTCCTTGCCCTCGCGCTGCTGCAGCTGCTGCAGGTCCGCGTGCAGCGCGCTGTCCGGGTCCACCGCGCGCAGCCGGATGTTCCACTCGTACAGCGAGTCGTTCACCAGCTCTGCGACCAACAGGCAACCCATTCAATATGCCTTCTGTGTCATTAAATATACCTAGTttctttcaattaaaatagctAAGTTATAAGATCACTTTTTTAATCTTCCAAACCTTTAATCTTTCAATTGAGAACAATCTCCAGGCTCTTCTCGAGTTCACtagtaaaaattacaatattaattagatCTCTTCTCTCTAATGTTTGTCAAATGCTGACCATCTCTTCCTTAATGTGTCTTTTCTAGAATGTAGAGAATAGTCCAATAATGggacatgaataaaaaaattgtcagtACCCTTACCTATAGAATACATATTAGATTTGAAGGAATGCGAGCGGTATATATCCCGGAGCTCCTTCATGAGTCTGTCGGTGGCCTGCAGACTTCCCGACACGGACCCTGAGAGGTAATCCTGTCGTTGATTCTGCCGCAATCTCTCTAATGTTGCTAAGTGTTCCGTTTCCATGTCGTCCTGGAAGGAAAACCAAGAAATGTTACATTGTATCATTAAGTCCACCatttatacagtttttttttaaatatacactaGAAAAGCATTACTCTTATGCTGATTCAGTAAGGTAAAAAATTCCATGTACTTTCCAGACCGTCCATTGCTCCGTTACGTCGTCGTAGCGCGTTTCACTCCATTGTTTTTgataggttttgacattgatgtATGTCGAAACTATACAATTTTGTGCTGGTCCGGTGACCTAAGTCAATACACTCAGGAGGGCAAGAGACAGAGACACAGACCTTGTTGCTGCGCGCGGCGTCGTCCACCATCTCGAGCGGCAAGTCGTCTTCCGCGTCCGAGGAGTCCTCCTCCGCCGCCATCTCCTCGTCTTCCTCCGTGCCTGACTCCGCGCCGTTTGATGTTACGCTTGGTACTCTGCAAATTGTGATTGTCAAACCAAAATCTGTTACCATCAGTCGACACATTAACAAAAACTGTCAGTTATttcttgaaataataataaataaacatttacataataatatcttcACCTTAATTACTTACTCACTAATTAGCTTAAGTATGTACACACATAGGTTAAGACACTGTAGACTTTGTGAAGAGATAagtatgtacattttataaaattattgttcctTTACCTTTGATGTGGGGCAGGGTGGAGGGGCAGTGATAATGAATCTAAGTCTGGTGGTTCTGGAACACCATGTAACTTGCATAGTTCTCTCAATAATATGCCAACCTGCAAAGATATTTGTTTACATCAATGTACTCACAGCAGATAGCATAAAGACTCACATATACCTATTACATTTTTAGCCTGGTCCACATTTTGTTAGTGCAGATGATGAACAAGCACTGATTAGGGCAAGTCCAAGTATTCCTACTTAACACTTATAGCCTGCACTTCACCCTCACACATGCACTAATCAAAATTGAACTGGGTTTATTATcgagcaaaaaatattatagtttgaGAAAAATGTAGGGTTCTGGCtgagattaaaataaaaattgccaAATTTCCAGTCATTGAGAGCATAAATGCTCTAGAATAGATACACTCCATATTTTCCAATGGATGTCATAATGATAACTAAGGTAAAAATGAAAGCAGATAGGCAATAAATAGCATTCCCGAATAGGGTTGATGTCAGACAGGcagtataataataaccaaATCTTGAAAACACGGTTTTACCTAGAGTTTAAGGCACCATAGCCACCAGGAACACATGCGTATGAGAGAAAGAACTATGTATTTCGAACCAACTAAGCCTTACCTGATTTATAACATGATTATCTCTTCCTTGTGTATTACAGAGGATCTGGACAGCATTTGTCACGATGGGATCCTCGCTGTCAGCAAACCACACTGGCGGTGTGGTGGGATAAGTCTCCTGTTTGTATaacaatcaattttaaattgataaccttgagaaaaaagaaagttCCACATTCACTTATTCTTAATTTCTTTCCATGATAAGctacatgatatttttcaatatataacataactggctgtggtgaagtttgttgcgccgcttcttcttcacctgcgctttggaagccggcagtagacttagtttaagtaatttttttgacgtcaataagtgatgtatatcatcctaaattgaataaagaattttgaatttgaatctagCAAATCTAacttttcattgttatttaaaatgaaaacaaagcCCTAATATTGTTTGATATCAATAATTACTAGGTAACTGCTTCTTTATCTACAGTTATAAATAGCAAAGACCTGATTATTctgtattgataatatttgtgtttcaAACATATCGAGGACAAATATACTTTCTATGATTTtcgttaaaatttatgacaaatatttattggaataaatGGCTCACTATATTCACATTAAAATGCTAGTGACTACCAACAattattggtaaaaaaaaatgattaagCGAATGAATCATAGATTGTTTACCTACACACACAGACAACATTTCAATGGTAGTAAACAATAACCAGCTGGACAATCACATCATACAAATAGAAATCTACAATTTCCATCATCCTAAGATGTCTAacgcaaacaaaaaaaacacgaaATTGGGGACCAATAAAAACGTTTACATGGTAAAAAGCAGGTAGAAAGGATGACTAAGTGCCATTGTCCCAAAA is from Plodia interpunctella isolate USDA-ARS_2022_Savannah chromosome 15, ilPloInte3.2, whole genome shotgun sequence and encodes:
- the LOC128675888 gene encoding glutathione S-transferase 1 gives rise to the protein MPVLYKSDASPPARTVLMVSELLGVELELRELNPVLREQDAPPYRQKNPMRTVPVLDEGDFSLADSHAIVLYLIAKYGKPEHMYLYPDDIRIRARIHLILFFDCGVLFPRLRTVMAPTYGGKLGELSKRMIHNIDDAYQMLEEYLNDGSYLAGDAMTIADLSVLTTISSLHGLHPVDEKRFPKLTRWLENMNQKEVCQRINAPGSQLHVEGLKALMAHHRENQKSKL
- the LOC128675887 gene encoding ubiquitin-conjugating enzyme E2 Q2 translates to MACLNTLKLEIKTLEQVFPKSHERFQIMSASVDELTCRFVGKNGKKYEIHANITETYPTTPPVWFADSEDPIVTNAVQILCNTQGRDNHVINQVGILLRELCKLHGVPEPPDLDSLSLPLHPAPHQRVPSVTSNGAESGTEEDEEMAAEEDSSDAEDDLPLEMVDDAARSNKDDMETEHLATLERLRQNQRQDYLSGSVSGSLQATDRLMKELRDIYRSHSFKSNMYSIELVNDSLYEWNIRLRAVDPDSALHADLQQLQQREGKDSILLNILFKETYPFDPPFVRVVYPIISGGYVLVGGAICMELLTRQGWSSAYTVEAVIMQIAATLVKGKARIQFPQTKVVSASQYSLARAQQSFKCLVQIHEKNGWFTPPKEDG